From the genome of Medicago truncatula cultivar Jemalong A17 chromosome 2, MtrunA17r5.0-ANR, whole genome shotgun sequence:
GTTCATACTTAATGGTATATTATTACAAAAACCACTTAGGGTTGTTATGCTTACATATTGATCATGACATATTGACATGTTTGGTAGTTACTTGGTCTGGATATGGAGTATTCTATGTCAAAACACTCGGGGAgaaatttgttaaataaaacaaaattattagttttttgaaGTGTAAACAATAAAACTAAACAACGTGTATATTTTTTAAGCTAATGTTAGAACCTATGCAAACGAGGGAAGTTCAAtgcaaaatattatttgattaGGTAGAAGAGTTTCATGGTTTAATTAAGTATCATGTTGggacatttttatttattcaatttttgcaTCATTTAGTTAAAAATGGTTTATACACAGACAATTGTGTATGAATGAAAgacaaatagataataaactgcGTCGTTAACTCTTTTTAGTTAGAAAAATCAATTCCCTTAAAAATAACATTGATTGACCTATAAACCATAACATTGTTATGGATTACCCTTTAAACTTTATTAAATATGAAACTCCTAACAACTAAGCTTAACACAGCAAAAGTAACGTATTTGcaaagtttattttaattaacattttgCATATTATATACTTGATTTGTGGGGACTATATGAAATTCATCATTCCAGTCCAAGTGCTGAGACACCAGACATATTAATTTATCAATATATAAACGGTTGTCTGTACGGTTGTAAACAAGTTGAGCCTAATTAGCTTGATTCTGAAAACAATGAGTGATAAATAGATAGGTGAAATATTAAGAATACAATAAAAGAGTGAAAATGATTCTTTAAGATGAAAAGAGGTTACATCAAAGTATTTATACAATATGCTAATTGTACTATCTTAGAAGGATTGTACTATCCTCAACCTAAAGTACAATGTAATACTAATTACTTGTACTATAAGATTTCTTATTTTCATGCTTAGGATCATGTGAACTATCATTATgtaatagagaaatgatatttgtaaaaacaactttgtgacaactttttgacatctttatctctcatattcacattattctctctcttcctttttctctctccattgtttttaaccaatgaaaagagagaaaaaaaaagttgtcaccgaaagttgtatgaaatggttgttcaaatatcactactctataTAATATCCCCCACAAGTTGGAGGTTGGTATATATCCAACAACCCCAACTTGGataacaaaagattaaaaggcTGTGGAAATAAGGATTTTGTAAAGAAATCTGCAAGTTGATCATGAGTGGTGACTGGTAGGAGCTTGAAGAGACCAGCTTGGAGTTTTTCCCTCACAATGTGGCAGACAATCTCAAGATGTTTGGTTTTCTCATGAAACACGAGATTAACTGCAATACGCATATCACTTTGATTGTCACAAAACAAAACTGGAAGCTGAAGGCACTAAACATGAAGATCCGTGAGTAAATAGAGCAGCCTTTGAAGTTCACAGGTAGCAGAAGCCATGGCCCTATACTCAGCCTCAAAAGAAGATCTGGATACAATAGGTTGCTTCTTTGTTCTCCAAGATATAAGGGATTGTCCCAGAAAGAAGCAATGTCCTGATATAGAACACCTAGTATCCTTACACCCTGCCCAGTCAACATCAGTATAGACTTGAATATGTAAACCTGAATCTCTAGGGGACAAAATACCACGACCTGGGGAACCCTTAAGATACTTAAGAACCCTTAGAGCAACATTGTAATGAGTTTGAGTAGGTTTACTCAAAAATTTACTTAGCTGTTGAGTTATGAAGTTCCGATAAATCAATCTTCCTATCAACCTTCTATAAGCATAAACATCAGTGAATACATTTGGACTATCATTATGTAACTTAATAGATGGGTCAGGTGTAGTGACTGGTTTAGAACCAAGGAAACCTGAATCTTGCAGTAAATCCAAACAATACTTTCTCTGACATAGAGAAATACCACTCTGAGAATGAGCAACTTCAAgtcctaaaaaatatttgaggGTACCAAGATCTTTGATTTTGAAGGCTTGATTCAATACATTATTGATGAAAGTAATCTCAGTAAGAGAGTCACCAGCAAGAATtatgtcatcaacataaacgAGGAGTATAGTAAAACTGTCAGAAGCTTTCTTAGTGAACAAGGAAGCTTCAAAAGTTGCTTGTTGATATCCATTGGTGATGAGCAGACCAGTGAATTTTTCATACCATTTTCTACTAGCCTGTTTAAAACCGTATAATAGCTTACAAACTTGGTTAGGCTTTGAAGTAGAAACACCTGGAGGTATAGTCATGCAAACATATTCATGAAGATCTCCATGAAGAAAAGTATTGTTTACATCTAATTGGTGCAAGAACCAGGCTCTAATACCATATTAAGAATCCAATAAAGGAGTCAAAATGATTCATTAAGATGAAAAGAGGTTACATCAAAGTATTTATACAATATGCTAATTGTACTATCCTCAAGCTAAACTACAATGTAATACTAATTACTTGTACGACGAGATTTCTTATTTTCATGCTTAGGATCATTTGAACTATCATTATGTAATATGAAAGATTGAGAGTTGTTGAAGAGTGTCAGCGCAACAAATGAATCATTTAGAAGTTTAATCCAAGATGTTGAAattttgcttgatttggttaatgtcGTTGAGTAGTCATTCAAAATTCTTTTGCTTCTTTTAGAATGATCGGTTTCATTCCCTTTGTCCTTagatttctttgtttgtttctgcatATGGTAAGAATGAGACAAACATTACTATTAAGAGGATGAAAGCGACCTTCCTTAAGAAGACGGCAAAATCAGTCAGAGTCTTTTGATGTTGATGTGTCTTAGAGTCTTGACATATTCAGAGTTTTTTAAATCCTTCAGGGGCTTTTGACCTTAAGATGCTTGACCTTTTCAGAGTTTATGGTCCCACACACTTGACAACATATTAATATATCGAATTGTTCTTCTATACTTTATTATCTTCAAAACTTCAGACACATTGTACAAAATTCATTTTGGTTCAACACACTCGTAATTCTCTTTGTAAGATCCATCTCCTTCTTACTTCtctttaattttgtcttttttattttatgtcaaatgcatctaaaagtcctttaagtttttcgtttttcctaaagtggtcctttaagtttcaaaagtctcaaacaagtccttttagtctcccattgtagatagcatagttggtaattggttccttgaactcatctttggtaccaaatctgactcctaacacccacttaataTCAATCATCTTTTTAGGCTTGACAAATTGTGGATAATGCTCTTGGTTGCTATTgtctgaatcatcaccatcaccctctaaaagacttgtttgaaacgattcaaaaactaaaaagatttgtttgggacttttgaaacttaaaggaccacttaaaaaaaaaaacgaaaaacttaattaacctttagatacatttcacctttattttatttgagttgAAGTATCCTCGTATCTCATTATATATGTATTAATAaatatcatgtttatgtttcaattttgttatttatgGCATAGAAAGTTTGACGACTTCTCAACAGTATTGCATCCACTAGAAGAAGACATAGTTTAATTTCCACAAATAATGATCAAAATTCCATTGGAAATAAATGCATTTGAAATGTATAAGAAGCttctgtaatttatttattaatgcaTGGAAAGGTAGAGCAAAGTCTTTAAGGTCACAGCTTTAGTCACGCAGGATAAGGCATTAATGTAGTGATCTTCTCcctcattttctttttccttaataaaaaggaaacaaaGGCTGTGACCTACGTATAATAAAAaacgagaaatgatatttgaacaaccactttttaataatttttgtgacaactttctctctcatacacacattgttcttctactttctctctctattattttgatatttgtgTCACTGcctaaatttctttgtataatgTAGTTATCCAACAAATTGTCACATAGTAaaaaggttgttcaaataatattgctctcaaaaatattttctttataatccCAAGTTGTCATTTTCGTTATTTATTGGAGAGAACGAGGATATTTCAACTGTTGACTTGTACTGCAAGATGATTGATTTTAAAGGTTGTCTAATACTAGTATGAACTTGTCACCTAcgtataataaaaaattatttttaaaattttaatgaacAATTATTGTATTTGATCTATTGTAAATaccaaatacattatttatttaatgaatgtaaaaggtagttttatgaatataatagcAATAAGAAGATGTATAATTTAAAAGTGAACAAGGTATGCTCAATTTGGATAAGGAAGAAAAGTGAATAGAAAAAAGTGATAGAAATTGTTCTTGATCGGTTAGAAGACCAATTCTAAGTTGATACAGTGACGGAGTCAGGAAAAAAATCTAGGGTGGACCATAAATAATGATTGAGCTTAATTTTCTTATAAGTACATTTTATCATTGGTTAGTTTGAATGACTATGGACttgttatttgttgaatataaTTCCAACTagtattttaaaatctgaaccGATTATCAACCAAACAAAGTACAAGATAATTGATCGAACAACTAGGTTATCGATTGAACCCCACGACTAAGTTGAATGACTCGAGTTCTATAAACAGATGTATATAAGTATTAAATCGAATTGAATCAAACGActgagtcaaaaaaaaaagttaaaataaaactcaTAATACATAGTAatgtaaaaaatatcattacataagaaaatatactTATAATCAAGAAGAGTAATGAAAtatactttaatttaattaagaatatagtattttttacctaaaaaatagcatttatacaattaaatatttttatgatatcatgttttttaaggatattttatcgtttatattatatgttatatGTTTTAAAAGATAGCTGAGGTCctcttttgtataaaaaaaatatgttacatgttttaaaggattttttatttgacaaaaaaagagaGTTGAatccctctttaaaaaaaaaaagagtaaatagacaattgtaccaaaaaaataagagtaaagaatgaaacattgttttaaattgaataaaggagttatgttttattaaataaagaTGGATTATTTTAACAATTATAAGTTTTAACCATGAATTTTAACGTTTAAAGAGAATATGACTGGGGCAAGAATTGAACCTGGTACATTAGAGTTGGCAAAAGGCACGCTAACCGCTACAACATGCAATTCAATTGGTACATAACCGTCTCTTTTTTTAGATCAACGgcttaaaacaattttaaagttAACCCATGCTAGTCCTGAATTTTGACCTCGCAGACAtcttgaattttaatcatatacTTTTATTGCTTCTGGAAAAATTATTCCCCTCCACTCATCGATATTCTATAACATCTTTATTCTTCTTGGGCTAATTGACTAATTCTTCATATAGATTAGATTGCAACAAACAATTTAGGTCAAAGTATGAAACCCTTCATAATTAGGGGAAAGTAGTATTTATATGATTGCTTCGATTGGTGGAATTGCAGGCGTGGAAATTGAGTTTTTGATGTGCTTGCTTCTATTGGTGGAATATTTTGccatgattaataattaaaagcAATTGCATATTTGATTGTGTGATAGTTGTGATCATACGTAGTTCTTCGATGAGTTTCGTAAAATAAAAACCCttcaaattaaattgaattggtGATTAGTTTTTGATAAACAAGAAATCATGTGTTGTGTGGTTGAGATCGGTGAGAAGACAGATGGTTTCATGGATGTTCTTTAAGACTTTGTTCTGTTAAAGCAGATTGAACAGACAAAATATGGTGCACTGTTAAGGAATGCCGGTGTGAGGTAAACCATTGGATTAATTGAAATAGAAGGTTGAGATTTgatgtcaacgaatccgttgacatcagatgtcaacggatcctgactcatattatatatatatatatacctactaaaatttatttttttggggtgggTCATGGCCCACCTTGGCCCATGAGGGGCTCCGCCCCTGACACGTGGCCTAAAACTTACACCTCCTTAAGGCCTCGCACCTAAAGTAACATGTCAACTTTAATGTACGACATCACATACGAGTACGCCACTGCGCAAGGATCACGCTAAACGTATCCTCTAACAGTTCTTAATCACACGCCGCAAAATCGAGAGGCGATTATTCTCACAGTGCGCCTACATAAGAGTGATATTGCTTCATCCTCAAGGTAtgattcacttttcacaacactttctacatACTCTTTCTCATTTCCATTATTGACTTTGGCGTTAGAGTTCTAATGTTCCTGCAGGCACCTTTCGTTCCACCACGAAGACTGATCGCCACCATACCGGAGCACTTTCTGCCACCATTGCCTCTCATCCATTCTCACCGGACATATCATTTTGCTCTATAAGGAGGGAATCGTTCGCTAACCGCCAAGGTCTAACGATCCTCCACCATAATCGTTTTCTGTTACACGCTCCTCCGTCGTAACCGTTTTCAGTTACACGTCCCTCCACCACAACGGTTGACAGTTATTGCTCCATCCTTCAAAAGTAAAGAAATGTAAATTGCATTTCATTTGAATGTAAAGGTAGTTAGACAAAACAAGTTACATACATTATGTGACTCTTTTCTCTAGACGCTGGTACTTCGAGTGCTAGAATTCTATAAATGATTTGCGACACGTTTTCctatgaaaaatattatttatacataGAAGAAATAActgcaaaaacaaaactacTAAGGACCACACTTCCTCGACCATAAACTACCTGTCTCACCACTTCCTAGACATTTGAAGCCAACATCTTCCCTAAATTAATTTCCTGTCGAATCGTGTCTCTTGTCGAGAGATCTCAATGTCAGTCGAACCCAACAACCTCTAGTCATGGACTTAGAGAATTTTTCAACTTTGAACCTAATTCTTTTACCTATCGAATGTACATAAGATAAAATATGATCCAACAGTAGGGTAACGTTCTTAGCAAGTGGCCACAAATAAATAGCATTTTGATCTCTGTTCCAAGCGGCTAGGGGCCGCACCTCGCACATGGCCTCAACCTCTTGTGCCATTTTCGCCATTTTCTTCGAGTTCTTTCCTACTCTGCTTTAGTCTTGGGGCTTAGGAAAATTTTTCCCTAATTTATAATATCTCTAGAGGCCACTTGCATCTTTATTCCATGTCTGCGAAAAATTCAACGATAAGTATTGTTTTTCCgaattacatgatttttcaataataaattcaaaacacCTATGAAATTGTTTAGTTTCGGGAATGTACATAATTTTATGTCTCAAATTGAAAACATTGCAAAATGTCCTTTAAAACATCATAAACCTCTATAAGAATCCTCTTTATTGATTCAATTAACTAGGGTTGAACATGTTTTTAGCAGATGGTGCATTGTTCAGGAGAATCTGAGCTCAATTCTTGACTAGACTTTATTTACCTTTCGGGCAAACTCCGGATCACTATGAACCCTTTATCCTAAGAATAGGAGGGTTaacgcaaaaaaaaattgacacttgaccaaaaagaaaaacctgTGTACGAGTATGACAGACATGAGATTTTTGTCACATGAGAATATAATACATTAAGGactaaattatatttgtatcccctatttttattttgcaaagtTATATCATTATTGTTCATCGATGCAACAATCTTCAAGGAACAAGGGTGTTGCGAAAAAGGAATGTGCATCAGAGGTAGCCTAAGAGAGTTCATAAAGGCAAAAATAACTTGGTTCTTCGAATTACCACAACCACACGAAACGGAGGTAAGGGGCTTAAAGGAAGTGATAAAATTGCTTGATTGTATGAGTCTATCTAAGGTGTCTATTGAACTTGATTGCAAGCAAATGGTTCACTACATAACTAGAAGACTCAACATCAATTCCACGTTCGGTGCTATCAAtgatatttgcaaaacatcactTAGAATCTATCAAAACTTTAAGCTAGGTTTCATTAGGAAACAAGCAAATAGTGTTTGCCATTTGTTAGCAAGGACGTCATTATCTTATACCAGTTCCCACATTCATGATTATATGCCATCTTGTATTGATACTGTTCTAATGAATGAAATGAGTTAAgtttattttggtaaaaaaatctatagatatatagaaattaatttttctcaAGTGTAGAATCAtaagtttattttaattgagaagatccaaatattaaacaaataaaaactaaaacattattattgtaacctttatttcaattaaattgcaatagtttaatttaaattaaaatatatgtcatatatatatatagaatacaTACATTTCTATCTTCTTCCACACATTTCTCGGTAGTTTTAACTTTCTCATaagtttttttcaattaagataatCTTATTTGAGGTGCGTTTGTAACTAAATTTCGTTATCTTGGTTGATATTTAAATCTTAGTTCGTCACGCTCTGAGAGTTTAAGTCTTTCCACTAACCtaactatgtttattttgttagCCTTTTTATAAGCCACCCGTACTTGaggtcattttttattatttatataaaatatgacttaaaagcaattgtataattaatttttcatggAAATTAAAGGGAATAAGTAGCTGGAAAAATAGACTTAGCAAAGACTAGTGGTGTGTAGAAGTTCCATCAACTGAATCTGCTGGCTGCACtccccttatatatatatagtttatgcATCAAAAGTTAGATCCTCACATGAACTATAGAGCATCAATCAACACAAAGGCTacataaaatggaagaaaaaattcaaacaatgaAATTGCTAGAACTTGATGAAAGGCCACCATATGATGATAACAATAAAGATCTACAAAACAAGATCGATGAACCCTCTTCCTTCCATAAGAATACTGTAAGTTTTCATTTATGTCATGTTTGTGTATACTGgattaatttccatattttatatttgattgtTAGCTTTGATGATCTTGATTCATTCATAcataaaattaacaattttgttcattgttttattttcttttgtttattaaGAATCATTTACTTTGTTTTGGTGAATATACTTGATTATCTAATCTAATGCTTTATAAGTTGAAGtagtttttgttgtttaataaaactTTTAGCTTATGATGAAAATCATGGGTGTGGACAAAGATTTCATCTCAtcattcttttatttcaattacttgctttcttaaaaaagaaaacctaAAAAACTTGACATTTTGATTGGAAAATCATGCAGCCAGGATCTACTCTTTTATTAAGTTTAAGCCTTAATAACACAACACAACCTCCCCATCAAATTCAAGGAGAGCCCCAAATCCAAGTAAGTAATTAATCTTATTAGTGAATTAAGAGCAtatagtatttttaattaactttcatacatatattttattttattttattttattttatttatgatagtatataaattaattttttgaaattgataATTGCTCTAAGATTGGCAATATACGAGTGAAGCTTGATGAAGCAAAGAAGGAGAATGAAAATTTAAGAGGTATGCTAAATCTGGTCAACGATCGATGCAATGTTCTTCAGAATCGTTTACTTTTGGCTATGCATATGCATCAATCATCTTCATTGTCTCAAAATAATCACAACTTGCTGCTGGTAAGTTTGACTTCAAAATTTTGTTCACACTCATTTTTTTGTTCTATTAAATTtgctttaaatattttactattatttaGTTATACGAAAATGATCTTATGTCTTTGGTCAACACGTCTTAATATTTTCAATACTTATAgctacaattaattaattatatctcGTCTAGCTACAAATagataaacacaaaaaattaatgattataaaaaattagaaacgtataattttttgttgtttatgtaGTTAACATGGCATAGATGCTGTAGTGTTGTCGATCATCAATAGGTTGGACACATCCAATATGATAAATTAAACTTTAATTTTGGATTTGGTGAATGTGGTCAATTAAACTTTTTAAACCTATGTTATTTTCAATatgttataaatataattaaatatattaatctttgtacattttttcttcataattaatTAGAAGGAAAATACACAAGATGCGGGGAAATCAGTGTTACCTACTCGGCAGTTCTTTGATGAGCCTTCACCTTCAAATTGTAGCAAAAATAATGGATTTGCCATAGTGGAAAACAATGAAAACAACATGGGAAGAAATCTTGCATGTGAATACATTAATGAAGGTGAAATAAATAGCAAAATAGAGGACCAATCATCTGAGGTTGGATGCAGGAGAGCTAGAGTGTCCATTAGGGCACGATCAGATTTTGCATTTGTAAGGACATGCATGCaactcttctttttttaatatgtacaATAATATACTAATCAATTACTACTTATGATTGATtagtattttaattatttgttaatttgtttagatGGTTGATGGGTGTCAATGGAGAAAATATGGACAAAAGACGGCCAAGGGAAACCCTTGTCCACGAGCCTACTATCG
Proteins encoded in this window:
- the LOC112419370 gene encoding uncharacterized mitochondrial protein AtMg00810-like → MTIPPGVSTSKPNQVCKLLYGFKQASRKWYEKFTGLLITNGYQQATFEASLFTKKASDSFTILLVYVDDIILAGDSLTEITFINNVLNQAFKIKDLGTLKYFLGLEVAHSQSGISLCQRKYCLDLLQDSGFLGSKPVTTPDPSIKLHNDSPNVFTDVYAYRRLIGRLIYRNFITQQLSKFLSKPTQTHYNVALRVLKYLKGSPGRGILSPRDSGLHIQVYTDVDWAGCKDTRCSISGHCFFLGQSLISWRTKKQPIVSRSSFEAEYRAMASATCELQRLLYLLTDLHV
- the LOC11406904 gene encoding probable WRKY transcription factor 47 → MEEKIQTMKLLELDERPPYDDNNKDLQNKIDEPSSFHKNTPGSTLLLSLSLNNTTQPPHQIQGEPQIQIGNIRVKLDEAKKENENLRGMLNLVNDRCNVLQNRLLLAMHMHQSSSLSQNNHNLLLKENTQDAGKSVLPTRQFFDEPSPSNCSKNNGFAIVENNENNMGRNLACEYINEGEINSKIEDQSSEVGCRRARVSIRARSDFAFMVDGCQWRKYGQKTAKGNPCPRAYYRCSMGTSCPVRKQVQRCFKDESVFITTYEGNHNHQLPPAAKPIANLTSSALNTFLPTSSTTLQQYGNNLTNTFLFSSPLSPPNSNAIATFSPSPTCPTITLDFTLPPSNYLQFKNHKQSSLLPFPFQGHYNQSFEVFPNMINNERKLALVDVVSEALEKDPSLKEALFSAMSSFTNGDSSNIINKQSQLPSKSSG